Proteins from a genomic interval of Microbacterium phyllosphaerae:
- a CDS encoding polysaccharide pyruvyl transferase family protein has protein sequence MAPPLRIVIVSFVDDNFGDNLIRISFQGLLHVALENHGLTSDDFELVPMPLKSVDADLIAGADAVFFAGGGLFGLSYLDFFTHLEQIVDITDNHGIPVVFSSMGLNNMGAENGSVDAIRGIVSRRSVKAVAVRENLPLFRELVTGLPFEVRQVADPAVWTKYLYGMTDVVPDGSLGINVVRGGLFAANDRAWGLTAEMTYLSEVMEIAEAAGQNTQLYTNGSLDDNNTLRFFAREKKVPVDQVILPQTTREVIEAIASRSAIASIRMHSSIIAYSFGIPSIALEWNDKLPHFYEAIGHPERVIPFGEWSGERSVEALRRAGSAPEADPGYRDYLMSTYDYIHEAVGTHVLKDRSLVGAPRHDFDGVADALVRRSHLIDEDENDLRFKMGKAERAYLGRFITIRSHEKKISELTRGSAERDQRISGLLQDSAALRDKLEEQRAQIRRQKRELDMRLTTRVARRLRRLLSGSAASEKKSAQRDENTDSDPIR, from the coding sequence ATGGCACCCCCGCTTCGTATCGTCATCGTCTCGTTCGTGGACGACAACTTCGGCGACAATCTGATTCGCATCAGCTTCCAGGGCCTGCTCCACGTCGCCCTCGAGAACCACGGGCTCACGAGTGACGACTTCGAACTCGTGCCGATGCCGCTGAAGAGCGTCGATGCCGACCTGATCGCCGGCGCGGATGCCGTGTTCTTCGCGGGCGGGGGGCTCTTCGGCCTGTCGTACCTCGACTTCTTCACCCACCTCGAGCAGATCGTCGACATCACCGACAACCACGGCATCCCCGTGGTGTTCTCATCGATGGGCCTCAACAACATGGGAGCGGAGAACGGGAGCGTCGACGCCATTCGAGGCATCGTGAGCCGACGCTCCGTCAAAGCCGTAGCGGTGCGAGAGAACCTCCCGCTGTTCCGCGAACTCGTGACGGGCCTCCCTTTCGAGGTCCGGCAGGTCGCGGACCCCGCCGTATGGACCAAGTACCTCTATGGCATGACGGACGTGGTCCCCGACGGCAGTCTCGGCATCAATGTCGTCCGAGGCGGCCTGTTCGCGGCGAATGACCGTGCGTGGGGGCTGACCGCCGAGATGACGTATCTCTCCGAGGTCATGGAAATCGCGGAGGCCGCGGGCCAGAACACGCAGCTCTACACGAACGGCAGCCTGGACGACAACAACACCCTGCGGTTCTTCGCCCGGGAGAAGAAGGTTCCTGTCGATCAGGTGATCCTCCCGCAGACGACGCGCGAGGTGATCGAGGCGATCGCGTCGCGCTCGGCGATCGCCTCGATCCGCATGCACTCGTCGATCATCGCCTACTCGTTCGGCATCCCGTCGATCGCGCTCGAATGGAACGACAAGCTCCCGCACTTCTACGAGGCCATCGGGCACCCGGAGCGTGTCATCCCCTTCGGCGAGTGGTCAGGCGAGCGGTCCGTCGAGGCACTGCGACGTGCAGGTTCCGCACCGGAGGCGGACCCCGGGTACCGGGACTACCTGATGTCCACCTACGACTACATCCACGAGGCGGTCGGCACTCACGTGCTGAAGGATCGCTCCCTGGTCGGCGCGCCACGACATGACTTCGACGGAGTCGCGGATGCTCTCGTACGCCGCTCGCATCTGATCGACGAGGATGAGAACGACCTTCGTTTCAAGATGGGGAAGGCCGAACGTGCGTACCTCGGGCGGTTCATCACCATTCGCAGCCATGAGAAGAAGATCTCCGAGTTGACCAGGGGTTCTGCTGAGAGGGATCAGAGGATATCGGGACTTCTCCAGGATTCCGCAGCTCTTCGTGACAAGCTCGAGGAGCAGAGGGCGCAGATCCGCCGGCAGAAGCGGGAGCTCGACATGCGCCTCACGACACGAGTCGCCCGCCGCCTCCGACGTCTTCTCAGCGGCTCCGCCGCGAGCGAGAAGAAGAGCGCTCAGCGCGACGAGAACACGGACAGCGACCCCATTCGATGA
- a CDS encoding MFS transporter, with the protein MSESPQSGAVPEPAATANSGAVGVIGLDLRGETPAPKKQVYSWALWDWATQPFNTVILTFIFTALYLTTEAFLPASIAGLDAKDPIREAAEADLASGLGLGSTIAGIAILLIAPVLGQRADAAGRQKLWLGIGTGALVACMLGLWFVEPTPTLFWLGVALISAGSVFGEIAAVNSNAMLIGIANPKTVGRISGLGWGFGYIGGIIALVLVVVFYMLDWFGLPEDGGLPFRIIAVGCAIWAIVFSIPIFLNVPEPSLGRPERKVGFFASYGLLVKDVVGLHRNPDTRQTFWFLLSSAVFRDGLGGVFAFGAVIASQVFDFAFLDLVIFGIAANLIAGVSTIIAGRYDDRFGPKRIILVSLASMVIAGLAVFFLVDAGTIVFWIGGLLLCAFVGPAQAASRSFLARITPAGREGEIFGLYATTGRAASWMASGAWTLLIVLSGSTAYGILGIVLVLIAGFLLLLPVKATQRV; encoded by the coding sequence ATGAGTGAATCCCCGCAGAGCGGCGCGGTGCCCGAGCCCGCCGCGACGGCCAACAGCGGCGCGGTCGGAGTGATCGGCCTCGACCTGCGTGGCGAGACACCGGCCCCCAAGAAGCAGGTCTACTCGTGGGCGCTGTGGGACTGGGCGACGCAGCCCTTCAACACCGTCATCCTCACCTTCATCTTCACGGCGCTGTACCTCACGACCGAGGCGTTCCTGCCGGCCTCGATCGCGGGACTCGACGCGAAGGATCCGATTCGCGAAGCCGCCGAGGCCGACCTCGCGTCGGGCCTCGGACTCGGCTCGACGATCGCCGGCATCGCGATCCTTCTGATCGCCCCGGTGCTCGGCCAGCGCGCGGATGCCGCGGGGCGTCAGAAGCTCTGGCTCGGCATCGGCACCGGTGCGCTCGTCGCCTGCATGCTCGGACTGTGGTTCGTCGAGCCGACGCCGACGCTCTTCTGGCTCGGTGTCGCACTGATCTCGGCCGGATCCGTCTTCGGCGAGATCGCCGCCGTGAACTCGAATGCGATGCTCATCGGAATCGCGAACCCGAAGACCGTCGGCCGCATCTCGGGCCTCGGCTGGGGATTCGGCTACATCGGCGGCATCATCGCGCTCGTCCTCGTCGTCGTCTTCTACATGCTCGACTGGTTCGGCCTGCCGGAGGACGGCGGACTGCCGTTCCGCATCATCGCCGTCGGCTGCGCGATCTGGGCGATCGTCTTCTCCATCCCGATCTTCCTCAACGTGCCCGAGCCATCGCTCGGCCGCCCCGAGCGCAAGGTCGGCTTCTTCGCGTCGTACGGACTGCTCGTGAAGGACGTGGTCGGCCTGCACCGCAACCCCGACACCCGTCAGACGTTCTGGTTCCTGCTGTCGAGCGCGGTGTTCCGCGACGGCCTGGGCGGCGTCTTCGCCTTCGGCGCGGTCATCGCGAGCCAGGTGTTCGACTTCGCCTTCCTCGACCTCGTGATCTTCGGCATCGCGGCGAACCTCATCGCGGGAGTCTCGACGATCATCGCCGGACGCTACGACGACCGGTTCGGCCCGAAGCGGATCATCCTCGTCTCCCTCGCATCCATGGTGATCGCCGGTCTCGCCGTGTTCTTCCTGGTGGATGCGGGCACGATCGTGTTCTGGATCGGCGGCCTGCTGCTCTGCGCCTTCGTCGGCCCCGCCCAGGCTGCATCGCGGTCGTTCCTCGCCCGCATCACCCCGGCCGGGCGCGAGGGCGAGATCTTCGGCCTCTACGCCACGACCGGGCGGGCGGCGAGCTGGATGGCATCGGGCGCATGGACGCTGTTGATCGTGCTGTCGGGGTCGACGGCCTACGGCATCCTGGGCATCGTGCTCGTGCTGATCGCGGGCTTCCTGCTACTGCTTCCGGTGAAGGCGACGCAGCGCGTCTGA
- a CDS encoding CDP-glycerol glycerophosphotransferase family protein, whose translation MIRRLIQGVRLDIIAAYAARLALALVGVVLSPLPRRNKVTLLTRQSSRPPSDFILLSQALTRADPSLDVVIVAKMVPPGIVRKVAYAAHLVTEMYHAQTSRVLVVDGYSIIASAARHSEGLMIVQVWHALGSLKKFGLSILGQPGGRDPKLAKAMRMHAGYDLVIASAERCRAPFADAFGVSVDKVVAAPLPRVDRLVDPEQKLKARATFDHLYPQLAGQRIAVFAPTFRTEGLTEAVDPVELTLALEEAGYATITKLHPLLPAPRHPKLRTAPGMSTQEMLLVADIFITDYSSAVFEAAVAGVPSYLIAPDLDQYSAKRDFYVRYPDALGLPLAMDVTELVTQVHADAGSTADATRLRDDWVQMPEQGLAADALARIILEWDDARARRKERP comes from the coding sequence GTGATCCGGCGGTTGATCCAGGGCGTGCGCCTCGACATCATCGCGGCGTACGCCGCCAGGCTGGCCCTGGCCCTCGTCGGCGTCGTGCTCTCTCCCCTGCCCCGACGCAACAAGGTGACGCTTCTGACGCGGCAGAGCTCGAGGCCTCCCTCCGACTTCATCCTGCTGAGCCAGGCGCTGACGCGCGCCGACCCCTCGCTCGACGTCGTGATCGTCGCGAAGATGGTGCCGCCGGGAATCGTACGCAAAGTCGCCTACGCCGCACATCTGGTGACCGAGATGTATCACGCGCAGACCTCCCGCGTGCTGGTGGTCGACGGGTACTCGATCATCGCCTCCGCCGCGCGGCACTCCGAGGGCCTCATGATCGTGCAGGTCTGGCACGCGCTCGGATCGCTGAAGAAGTTCGGGCTGAGCATCCTCGGTCAGCCGGGCGGTCGGGATCCGAAGCTCGCGAAGGCGATGAGGATGCACGCCGGCTACGACCTCGTGATCGCGAGCGCCGAGCGATGCCGCGCCCCCTTCGCCGACGCATTCGGGGTGAGCGTCGACAAGGTCGTGGCCGCTCCGCTTCCGCGCGTCGACCGCCTCGTGGATCCCGAGCAGAAGCTCAAGGCCCGCGCGACCTTCGACCACCTCTACCCCCAGCTCGCGGGGCAGCGCATCGCCGTGTTCGCTCCGACGTTCCGCACCGAGGGCCTCACCGAGGCCGTCGACCCGGTCGAACTCACGCTCGCGCTCGAAGAGGCCGGGTACGCCACCATCACGAAGCTCCACCCCCTGCTGCCCGCGCCGCGCCACCCGAAGCTGCGCACGGCACCGGGGATGTCGACGCAGGAGATGCTCCTGGTCGCAGACATCTTCATCACCGACTACTCGTCGGCGGTCTTCGAAGCCGCTGTCGCCGGCGTGCCCTCCTATCTGATCGCGCCGGATCTCGATCAGTACTCGGCGAAGCGAGACTTCTACGTCCGATACCCGGATGCGCTGGGGCTCCCGCTCGCGATGGACGTGACCGAACTCGTCACGCAGGTGCACGCGGACGCGGGCTCGACAGCCGATGCCACCCGACTCCGCGACGACTGGGTGCAGATGCCCGAGCAGGGCCTCGCGGCCGACGCGCTCGCGCGGATCATCCTCGAATGGGACGACGCGCGCGCACGACGCAAGGAGAGGCCATGA
- a CDS encoding bifunctional cytidylyltransferase/SDR family oxidoreductase produces the protein MTTNTRTVAVILAGGIGVRVGLGIPKQLIKIAGKAIVEHTLEVLEASSHIDEILIVMNAGSLRELDELKDPQRFPKLTRIIPGGDTRNDSTQAALAVLGDDPRTKVLFHDAVRPFVDDRILRDCVDALDDYEAVDTAIPSADTIIQVDSASHITRIPDRSQLRRGQTPQAFRLGTIRHAYELANQDRSFHATDDCGVVFTYLPDVPIYVVDGTPENMKVTEPIDVHIADKLFQLQSESLSASPESPDLTGKTIVVFGGSYGIGASIVELARAAGADVHEFSRSSTGTDVRFRGRVKKALKSVYEKTGKIDAVIMSAGVLRVGPLATTKVRDIETSIETNFLAPVIVSRAAHRYLRETHGQVLLFTSSSYTRGRANYGVYSASKAAVVNLTQALAEEWADDEVRINCINPQRTKTPMREAAFGDEPAGTLLDADIVASVSLRVLASAITGQIVTVRVEQPEPEG, from the coding sequence ATGACGACGAACACTCGCACGGTAGCTGTGATCCTGGCGGGCGGGATCGGCGTACGGGTCGGCCTCGGCATCCCGAAGCAGCTGATCAAGATCGCCGGCAAGGCGATCGTCGAGCACACACTCGAAGTGCTCGAAGCCAGCTCTCACATCGATGAGATCCTGATCGTGATGAACGCGGGGTCGCTGCGTGAGCTCGACGAGCTGAAGGATCCGCAACGGTTCCCGAAGCTCACCCGGATCATTCCCGGGGGCGACACGAGGAACGACTCGACTCAGGCGGCGCTGGCCGTGCTGGGCGACGACCCGCGCACCAAGGTGCTGTTCCACGACGCGGTGCGACCGTTCGTCGACGACCGCATCCTGCGCGACTGCGTCGACGCCCTCGACGACTACGAGGCCGTCGACACCGCGATCCCGTCGGCGGACACGATCATCCAGGTCGACTCGGCGTCGCACATCACCCGGATCCCCGACCGTTCGCAGTTGCGCCGCGGGCAGACGCCGCAGGCATTCCGGCTCGGAACGATCCGTCACGCGTATGAGCTCGCCAACCAGGACCGTTCCTTCCACGCCACCGACGACTGCGGTGTCGTGTTCACCTATCTGCCCGACGTGCCGATCTACGTGGTCGACGGCACACCGGAGAACATGAAGGTGACCGAGCCGATCGACGTGCACATCGCCGACAAGCTCTTCCAGCTCCAGTCCGAGAGCCTCTCCGCCTCGCCGGAGTCGCCCGATCTCACCGGCAAGACGATCGTCGTCTTCGGCGGCAGCTACGGCATCGGCGCGAGCATCGTCGAGCTCGCCCGTGCCGCCGGGGCCGACGTCCACGAGTTCAGCCGGTCCAGCACCGGCACGGACGTGCGGTTCCGGGGCCGGGTCAAGAAGGCCCTCAAGTCGGTGTACGAGAAGACCGGCAAGATCGATGCGGTGATCATGTCGGCCGGAGTGCTGCGGGTCGGCCCGCTCGCGACCACCAAGGTGCGCGACATCGAGACCAGTATCGAGACGAACTTCCTCGCCCCCGTCATCGTGTCGCGCGCCGCCCACAGGTACCTGCGCGAGACACACGGACAGGTGCTGCTCTTCACCTCGAGCTCGTATACCCGCGGGCGGGCGAACTACGGCGTCTATTCGGCCAGCAAAGCGGCCGTGGTCAATCTCACTCAGGCCCTCGCCGAAGAGTGGGCCGACGACGAGGTGCGGATCAACTGCATCAATCCGCAGCGCACGAAGACGCCGATGCGCGAGGCGGCGTTCGGCGACGAACCCGCGGGCACGCTGCTCGACGCCGATATCGTGGCATCTGTGAGTCTGCGCGTCCTCGCCAGCGCGATCACCGGCCAGATCGTCACCGTTCGGGTCGAACAACCCGAACCCGAGGGATGA
- a CDS encoding serine protein kinase RIO, which produces MSDLFASSEASSSRPSTRSSAASTFDASPFESVPTFADVEPGDGQRWTTWPAITPSERGPLPWPAWVVTSAGALDTELGILKTGKEADVFLLERAVPDDPAQRTLLAAKRYRDTDHSSFHRSGVYTEGRSTRNTRDTRALAKKSEHGRAVAALQWSFAEFDALCRMWELGAPVPYPVQVNGTELLMEFVGDAHGVAAPRLAAVRSDRAELADLYDQIVDLMRIFAAAGFAHGDLSAYNLLVHDGRVRVIDLPQIVDIIANPQGLDLLHRDCVNICDWFTRRRVERDAEELFAEMLAASYE; this is translated from the coding sequence GTGTCTGATCTCTTCGCTTCGTCCGAAGCATCCTCTTCCCGTCCCTCCACCCGTTCGTCGGCCGCGTCGACGTTCGACGCCTCGCCCTTCGAATCCGTCCCGACCTTCGCCGACGTCGAACCCGGCGACGGCCAGCGCTGGACCACCTGGCCCGCGATCACCCCGTCGGAGCGCGGACCCCTGCCCTGGCCCGCCTGGGTCGTGACGAGCGCCGGCGCGCTCGACACCGAGCTCGGCATCCTCAAGACCGGCAAGGAGGCCGACGTGTTCCTGCTCGAACGGGCGGTGCCGGATGACCCTGCGCAGCGCACACTGCTCGCCGCCAAGCGCTATCGCGACACCGACCACAGCAGCTTCCACCGCTCGGGCGTCTACACCGAGGGCCGCAGCACCAGGAACACACGCGACACCAGAGCGCTCGCGAAGAAGTCCGAGCACGGCCGGGCGGTCGCCGCCCTGCAGTGGTCGTTCGCCGAGTTCGATGCACTCTGCCGCATGTGGGAACTCGGCGCGCCGGTGCCCTACCCCGTGCAGGTCAACGGCACCGAGCTGCTCATGGAATTCGTCGGCGATGCGCATGGCGTCGCGGCTCCCCGGCTCGCGGCGGTGCGCAGCGACCGCGCCGAGCTGGCGGATCTGTACGACCAGATCGTCGACCTGATGCGCATCTTCGCCGCGGCCGGCTTCGCCCATGGTGACCTCTCGGCCTACAACCTGCTCGTGCACGACGGGCGCGTGCGGGTGATCGACCTGCCGCAGATCGTCGACATCATCGCGAACCCGCAGGGCCTCGACCTGCTGCACCGCGACTGCGTCAACATCTGCGACTGGTTCACCCGCCGCCGCGTCGAACGGGATGCCGAAGAGCTGTTCGCCGAGATGCTCGCGGCGTCGTACGAGTGA
- a CDS encoding NAD-dependent epimerase/dehydratase family protein — protein sequence MTSRPGVVDGDVLEILSNDLPWHELDGRTVLVTGAAGMIPSYAVRVLLALNDQRDAGIRVLGLVRDAEKARALLSDVIDRDDFTLITQDVTAPLDLDGPVDVVIHGASPARPSLHAATPVTTIRANVQGTFNLLDLCVPSGRFVLMSSAEVYGQRADGGSLVAEDQYGAVDILSPRSSYTEGKRAAETIAVSYHAQYGIPVTIARFGHIFGPGMLLDDGRVQADFTADVLAGRDITLNSDGSARRTYTYVADAVAGMFYAMLRGESTAYNVADRGGFISIRDLAETFTRARPEKALTVRFGEGVDTSAYNPVRGQGLDDTRLRDLGWAPAVGLEAGVDRTIIWHEERTP from the coding sequence ATGACTTCCCGTCCCGGCGTGGTCGACGGCGACGTGCTCGAGATCCTCTCGAACGATCTCCCCTGGCATGAGCTCGACGGCAGGACCGTCCTGGTCACGGGCGCCGCGGGAATGATCCCGTCGTATGCGGTGCGGGTCCTGCTCGCGCTCAACGACCAGCGCGATGCCGGAATCCGCGTGCTCGGTCTGGTGCGCGACGCCGAGAAGGCCAGGGCTCTCCTGTCCGACGTGATCGATCGCGACGACTTCACCCTGATCACCCAGGACGTCACCGCACCGCTCGACCTCGATGGCCCCGTCGACGTCGTGATCCACGGCGCCTCACCGGCCCGCCCCTCGCTGCACGCAGCGACCCCCGTGACCACGATCCGCGCGAATGTGCAGGGCACGTTCAACCTGCTCGATCTGTGCGTGCCCTCAGGTCGCTTCGTACTCATGTCGTCGGCCGAGGTCTACGGCCAGCGCGCAGACGGCGGGTCACTCGTCGCAGAAGACCAGTACGGCGCCGTCGACATCCTGAGCCCCCGTTCGTCTTATACCGAGGGAAAGCGCGCGGCCGAGACGATCGCGGTCAGCTATCACGCCCAGTACGGCATCCCGGTGACGATCGCTCGATTCGGTCACATCTTCGGCCCCGGGATGCTTCTGGACGACGGTCGAGTGCAGGCGGACTTCACTGCCGACGTGCTGGCAGGTCGCGACATCACGCTCAACAGCGACGGCAGCGCCCGCCGCACCTACACGTACGTCGCCGACGCGGTCGCCGGAATGTTCTACGCGATGCTCCGAGGCGAGTCCACCGCGTACAACGTCGCCGATCGTGGGGGGTTCATCTCGATCCGCGACCTCGCCGAGACGTTCACCCGGGCTCGCCCGGAGAAGGCCCTCACCGTCCGTTTCGGAGAAGGCGTCGACACCTCGGCGTACAACCCGGTGCGCGGACAGGGTCTCGACGACACCCGACTGCGCGACCTGGGGTGGGCTCCCGCCGTCGGCCTCGAAGCCGGCGTCGACCGCACGATCATCTGGCACGAAGAGAGAACCCCATGA
- a CDS encoding glycosyltransferase family 2 protein, with the protein MPTYATPPDGLRRLVASLDRQTLATDEFEIIFVDDGSPDGTIDRLRDVQSTRPHVRIEQIENSGWPSKPRNVGTSVARGEYIAYMDHDDELYPDALRGAYEFAKAHGSDVVNGKEAYTHTPNWALKTYTGDLPQVIGRRDQHPLIPMNPHKLYRAAFLRDHDIRFPEGRKVMWEDAFFNLQVARHAEVISTLSSVPYYHWVVTPGSGSTTFLKWAEDYWTMLRRVLEATESELAGSALEPQRMQLLRHQYEARVVGVFDQKFMKRPEEARVFLFDHARALQTDFGLTRFDDQLSSSRRIRAHLLAANDRARLEQVCREDVPITGWSRARSLGWRNGILHVEAEADWSEKDGRRHALEREGDRILKRFSPAVTSGVPDEYRDVTSEVTDATVQLSVRSRSSRIVWHTDSSREITIADAPDGGVDISGRLVGTIDPMSAAFGSRLNSTHWDILVLTAAMNSVNHRNMLSDIPASLTITDGHLHIVYPNDGGYATVIPDGHREAVRRLSPVSAVSTESDEIVITLDGDHDGSGVVDTVAGLDETVDGDGDFQDVPATIRVADGVATLTLRPPASTFRLRVGDRTASRPTAWRVRVTDTGVDLDPELPPPPPTPPTPREPAPRSTTDASQGDRPLFARIKRRAGRTLRRWGLR; encoded by the coding sequence GTGCCCACGTACGCGACGCCGCCAGACGGCTTGCGCAGGCTGGTCGCGTCGCTCGACCGGCAGACCCTTGCGACGGACGAGTTCGAGATCATCTTCGTCGACGACGGGTCTCCGGACGGCACGATCGACAGGCTCCGCGACGTCCAGTCGACCCGCCCGCACGTGCGCATCGAGCAGATCGAGAACTCGGGGTGGCCGTCGAAACCGCGCAACGTCGGCACCTCTGTCGCGCGAGGCGAGTACATCGCCTACATGGATCATGACGACGAGCTCTACCCCGATGCGCTCCGCGGGGCGTACGAGTTCGCGAAAGCGCACGGATCCGATGTCGTGAACGGCAAAGAGGCGTACACGCACACACCGAACTGGGCGTTGAAGACCTACACAGGTGACCTCCCTCAGGTGATCGGGCGGCGGGATCAGCATCCGCTGATCCCGATGAACCCCCACAAGCTGTACCGCGCCGCGTTCCTCCGCGATCACGACATCCGTTTTCCCGAGGGCCGCAAGGTCATGTGGGAGGACGCGTTCTTCAACCTCCAGGTCGCTCGTCACGCCGAGGTCATCTCCACGCTCTCGAGCGTCCCGTACTATCACTGGGTCGTCACTCCCGGCAGCGGCTCCACCACCTTCCTGAAATGGGCCGAAGACTACTGGACGATGCTGCGGCGCGTGCTCGAGGCGACGGAGAGCGAACTCGCCGGCAGTGCGCTCGAGCCTCAGCGCATGCAGCTGCTGCGTCATCAGTACGAGGCCCGTGTCGTCGGTGTCTTCGATCAGAAGTTCATGAAGAGGCCCGAAGAGGCGCGCGTCTTCCTCTTCGACCATGCCCGAGCCCTCCAGACCGACTTCGGACTCACCCGTTTCGACGATCAGCTCAGTTCTTCGAGGCGCATCAGAGCGCACCTCCTCGCCGCGAACGATCGTGCGCGGCTGGAGCAGGTCTGCCGCGAAGACGTGCCGATCACGGGCTGGTCGCGAGCGCGGTCGCTGGGATGGCGGAACGGCATTCTGCACGTCGAGGCGGAGGCGGACTGGTCGGAGAAGGACGGCCGGCGTCACGCACTCGAACGCGAGGGCGATCGGATACTCAAGCGGTTCTCGCCCGCGGTCACGTCTGGGGTTCCCGACGAATACCGCGACGTGACGTCAGAGGTGACGGATGCCACGGTTCAGCTCTCGGTGCGCTCGCGATCGTCCCGGATCGTCTGGCACACCGACTCGTCTCGGGAGATCACGATCGCCGACGCACCCGACGGAGGCGTCGATATCTCGGGTCGCCTGGTGGGGACGATCGACCCGATGAGCGCGGCGTTCGGCTCTCGCCTGAACTCGACACACTGGGACATCCTCGTCCTGACGGCGGCGATGAACTCGGTGAATCATCGGAACATGCTGAGCGACATCCCTGCGAGCCTGACGATCACGGACGGCCATCTGCACATCGTCTACCCGAACGACGGCGGCTATGCCACCGTCATCCCGGACGGACACCGCGAAGCCGTGCGCCGTCTCAGCCCTGTCTCGGCGGTGAGCACGGAGAGCGACGAGATCGTCATCACCCTCGACGGCGACCACGACGGCTCCGGTGTCGTCGACACGGTTGCCGGACTGGATGAGACCGTCGACGGCGACGGCGACTTCCAGGATGTCCCCGCGACGATCCGGGTCGCCGACGGCGTCGCGACCCTCACCCTCCGTCCCCCCGCGTCGACGTTCCGCTTGCGCGTCGGGGATCGGACCGCCTCTCGACCGACGGCGTGGAGAGTGCGGGTCACCGACACGGGCGTCGACCTCGACCCCGAGCTCCCGCCGCCGCCGCCCACACCACCCACACCACGCGAGCCCGCACCGCGGAGCACGACCGATGCGTCGCAGGGCGACAGACCACTCTTCGCCCGGATCAAACGCCGGGCCGGCCGAACACTACGCAGATGGGGACTTCGATGA
- a CDS encoding CDP-glycerol glycerophosphotransferase family protein: MRERLRGSRVLQAARFLPYSIPHFFWRILRPVRAERVLFLSDSHDGFTGNMAFLRDAIARRHPHAEIVGVFKPRLSARRSVRDFVRLPYLIATSGIIVLDDFYPLIYQLWMRRRNRLVQIWHAAGAFKQVGHSRAGLPGGPLPGSRIHRNYTDAAVSSEGIVDDYAEAFGIARERVHAWGMPRSDVFFDDDARTEIRTRVRERFGIRDDQRFVVYAPTFRGNGQLSAKAAPVADWAAIAQTLGDDWRVGVRQHPFVRTTGLAAGIIDASAEADMNDLLMATDVLITDYSSAIFEYALLRRPIVFFVPDLEDYTEARSFYRPFSDYAVGPVVSDAGELAAAIADALVDDVRLDRFLAEFCGALDGNSSDRIADELLRGATA; the protein is encoded by the coding sequence GTGCGCGAGCGGCTTCGCGGGAGCCGAGTTCTGCAGGCGGCCCGGTTCCTTCCCTACTCGATCCCTCACTTTTTCTGGCGGATCCTCCGGCCGGTGAGAGCGGAGCGAGTTCTCTTCCTCTCCGATTCCCATGACGGCTTCACCGGGAACATGGCCTTCCTGCGCGACGCGATCGCGCGGCGCCACCCCCACGCAGAGATCGTCGGGGTGTTCAAGCCCCGCCTCTCCGCGCGCCGTTCCGTGCGCGACTTCGTGCGGCTCCCGTACCTCATCGCGACCAGCGGCATCATCGTCCTCGACGACTTCTACCCGCTGATCTACCAGCTCTGGATGCGACGCAGGAACCGTCTCGTGCAGATCTGGCACGCGGCTGGCGCCTTCAAACAGGTCGGCCACAGCCGGGCCGGGTTGCCGGGCGGGCCGCTTCCGGGCAGCCGGATCCACCGGAACTACACCGACGCCGCCGTGAGCTCCGAGGGGATCGTCGACGACTACGCAGAGGCCTTCGGAATCGCGCGGGAGCGCGTGCATGCCTGGGGGATGCCGCGCTCGGACGTCTTCTTCGATGACGACGCACGAACGGAGATCCGGACGAGGGTCCGCGAGCGATTCGGAATCCGCGACGATCAGCGCTTCGTGGTCTACGCACCGACGTTCCGGGGCAACGGGCAGCTCTCCGCGAAGGCCGCGCCGGTCGCCGACTGGGCCGCCATCGCGCAGACGCTCGGTGACGACTGGCGGGTGGGCGTGCGCCAGCATCCGTTCGTCCGCACCACCGGCCTCGCCGCGGGGATCATCGACGCCTCAGCCGAGGCCGACATGAACGACCTGCTCATGGCGACCGACGTGCTCATCACCGATTATTCGTCGGCGATCTTCGAGTATGCGCTGCTGCGGCGCCCGATCGTGTTCTTCGTTCCCGACCTCGAGGACTACACCGAGGCTCGGTCGTTCTATCGCCCGTTCTCGGACTACGCGGTCGGCCCCGTCGTCAGCGATGCGGGGGAGCTCGCCGCCGCCATCGCCGACGCCCTCGTCGACGATGTGCGGCTCGACCGGTTCCTCGCCGAGTTCTGCGGGGCGCTCGACGGGAATTCCAGCGACCGGATCGCTGATGAACTCCTTCGAGGGGCAACCGCGTGA